Proteins from a genomic interval of uncultured Methanocorpusculum sp.:
- the pdxT gene encoding pyridoxal 5'-phosphate synthase glutaminase subunit PdxT translates to MRVGVLALQGAFIEHIRMLERLGVETFEIRNISDLKEIPDGLILPGGESTVMSKLLQDLGLFEKLRSLITAGTPVMGTCAGLILLAKSVEGGSPSLGTMDITAVRNAYGRQLGSFEAVAPFAGAGDILMTFIRAPVITHVGKNVKVLAEVDGIVVAAREDNQLVLSFHPELGEDMSVHQYFLGMISGTN, encoded by the coding sequence GTGAGGGTCGGTGTTCTGGCACTGCAGGGTGCATTCATCGAACACATCAGGATGCTGGAACGTCTGGGTGTCGAGACGTTTGAGATTCGAAATATCTCAGATCTTAAAGAAATACCGGATGGTCTCATCCTTCCGGGGGGTGAAAGCACTGTCATGTCGAAGCTTTTGCAGGATCTTGGTCTCTTTGAAAAGCTTCGCTCACTTATCACGGCCGGCACTCCGGTAATGGGTACCTGTGCCGGTCTGATTCTTCTTGCAAAATCTGTTGAGGGCGGGAGTCCGTCTCTTGGAACGATGGACATAACTGCTGTACGGAATGCTTACGGTCGTCAGCTAGGCAGTTTTGAAGCGGTGGCGCCGTTTGCCGGGGCTGGAGATATTCTGATGACCTTTATACGTGCTCCGGTGATTACACATGTCGGTAAAAATGTCAAAGTACTCGCAGAGGTTGATGGAATCGTTGTTGCTGCCCGTGAAGATAATCAGCTTGTTCTCTCTTTCCATCCGGAACTTGGTGAAGATATGTCCGTTCACCAGTATTTCCTGGGTATGATCTCGGGAACAAATTAA
- the pdxS gene encoding pyridoxal 5'-phosphate synthase lyase subunit PdxS encodes MTENRSKLNKELAQMLKGGVIMDVTSPEQAKIAEDAGACAVMALERIPADIRAAGGVSRMSDPKMIKGIQNAVSIPVMAKVRIGHFVEAQILEAIEIDYIDESEVLSPADDLNHIDKNKFNVPFICGARDLGEALRRVAEGATMIRTKGEAGTGDIVQAVRHMRTMNSEIRRVVSLRQDELYVAAKDMQVPISLLQFVHDNGKLPVVNFAAGGVATPADAALMMQLGAEGVFVGSGIFKSSNPAKRAAAVVKAVTNYNNPSMLAELSEDLGEAMVGINADEISILMAERGK; translated from the coding sequence ATGACAGAAAATCGTTCAAAACTTAATAAGGAACTTGCGCAGATGCTGAAAGGAGGGGTGATTATGGACGTCACCTCCCCGGAGCAGGCAAAGATTGCAGAGGATGCAGGAGCCTGTGCTGTTATGGCTCTGGAGCGTATTCCGGCCGATATTCGTGCCGCCGGTGGCGTTTCCCGAATGAGCGACCCGAAGATGATCAAAGGTATCCAGAACGCGGTCTCGATTCCGGTTATGGCCAAGGTCCGTATCGGTCATTTTGTTGAAGCGCAGATCCTCGAAGCAATCGAGATTGATTACATTGACGAGAGCGAAGTGTTATCACCTGCCGATGACCTCAACCACATCGATAAAAACAAGTTCAATGTTCCGTTTATCTGCGGCGCCCGTGATCTCGGAGAGGCTCTTCGCCGCGTTGCCGAAGGTGCAACGATGATTCGAACCAAAGGCGAGGCAGGTACTGGAGATATCGTTCAGGCGGTTCGTCACATGCGTACAATGAACAGCGAGATTCGCCGCGTCGTCAGTCTTCGTCAGGATGAATTATACGTTGCAGCAAAAGATATGCAGGTTCCAATTTCGCTTCTGCAGTTTGTCCATGATAACGGTAAACTTCCGGTCGTCAACTTCGCTGCAGGCGGAGTTGCAACTCCGGCCGATGCCGCGCTGATGATGCAGCTTGGGGCTGAGGGAGTATTCGTCGGTTCCGGTATTTTCAAATCCAGTAATCCGGCAAAACGTGCCGCCGCCGTCGTGAAGGCCGTTACGAACTATAATAATCCCTCCATGCTTGCCGAACTCTCAGAAGATCTTGGCGAGGCAATGGTTGGTATCAACGCAGACGAAATTTCTATCCTGATGGCTGAACGGGGAAAATAA
- a CDS encoding 5,10-methylenetetrahydromethanopterin reductase → MTYGIEFVPGNVNVKQVVNFCQLAESKDIDFAWITNHYNNRHCYPVLTAVAQATTTLKMGPGIMNAFTDTPAAMASFACTLNEISDGRATLGIGPGDLSTLPKLAIQPTKPVARLGEAIDQIRALCSGAEVKKDGKEFFDYDGAKLTGVTLPGKKGIPIYVGAQGPKVLELAGLKGDGALINASNPKDFAVAIPIIKAACDSIGKKGFDVGAYTALSIDKDEKKAKKAAKIVAAFIAAGSPEALLLRHGLDLANVAKIKDALSRFDFGAVGGLVTDKEIEAFTICGTPDTIRQKCDDLTAAGVTQIIFGSPLGPDMTTSIRLLGKIM, encoded by the coding sequence ATGACTTATGGAATTGAGTTTGTTCCAGGAAACGTCAATGTTAAACAGGTAGTTAACTTCTGCCAACTCGCAGAGAGCAAAGACATTGACTTCGCATGGATTACCAACCACTACAACAACCGCCACTGTTATCCGGTTTTAACCGCAGTAGCACAGGCAACGACCACACTTAAGATGGGTCCGGGTATCATGAATGCATTCACTGACACTCCGGCAGCAATGGCATCCTTTGCCTGCACCCTGAACGAGATTTCCGATGGACGTGCAACCCTCGGTATCGGTCCAGGTGACCTGTCCACCCTTCCAAAGCTGGCAATCCAGCCGACGAAGCCGGTTGCAAGACTCGGCGAAGCAATCGACCAGATTCGCGCACTCTGCAGCGGTGCAGAAGTTAAGAAAGACGGCAAAGAGTTCTTTGACTACGATGGTGCAAAACTCACTGGTGTTACACTCCCGGGCAAGAAAGGCATCCCAATCTACGTCGGTGCGCAGGGACCCAAAGTTCTTGAGCTCGCCGGACTGAAAGGCGACGGTGCACTCATCAACGCATCCAACCCCAAAGACTTCGCAGTTGCAATCCCAATCATCAAAGCAGCATGCGACTCAATCGGCAAGAAAGGATTCGATGTTGGAGCATACACTGCACTCTCTATCGACAAAGATGAGAAGAAAGCAAAGAAGGCAGCAAAGATCGTTGCAGCATTCATCGCAGCAGGATCCCCCGAAGCACTTCTTCTCCGCCACGGCCTCGACCTTGCAAACGTAGCAAAGATTAAGGACGCACTGTCCCGCTTTGACTTCGGTGCAGTCGGCGGACTTGTAACCGATAAAGAAATTGAAGCATTCACCATCTGCGGTACCCCCGACACTATCCGTCAGAAATGTGATGACCTTACCGCCGCAGGCGTTACTCAGATCATCTTCGGTTCCCCGCTCGGACCCGACATGACGACCTCGATCCGCCTCCTTGGCAAGATTATGTAA
- the dcd gene encoding dCTP deaminase produces MVLSSSIIRTRIKEGSLGIDPFAEESLQPSSYDLRSAEDITIKKGELTLVPTMEIVSLPEDLCATLWGRSSFGRKGVVLGAGYIDPGFRGNLTLCMANYGPEDIPVTKGMRVVQMLIHTVEGKVENAYNGNYQDSYGVVKSKI; encoded by the coding sequence ATGGTTCTTTCTTCATCAATAATCAGGACACGCATTAAAGAGGGATCTCTTGGCATAGATCCGTTCGCCGAAGAATCTCTGCAGCCCTCTTCATATGATCTCAGAAGCGCTGAAGATATCACAATAAAAAAAGGAGAGTTAACCCTTGTTCCAACAATGGAGATCGTCAGCCTCCCGGAAGATCTCTGCGCAACACTCTGGGGCAGATCGTCCTTTGGTAGAAAAGGAGTCGTGCTTGGAGCCGGGTATATCGACCCCGGATTTCGCGGGAATCTGACATTATGTATGGCAAACTACGGGCCGGAAGACATACCGGTAACCAAAGGGATGCGGGTCGTACAAATGCTCATCCACACCGTTGAAGGCAAAGTGGAAAATGCATACAACGGGAATTATCAGGATAGTTACGGTGTAGTGAAATCAAAAATTTAA
- a CDS encoding tripartite tricarboxylate transporter permease, giving the protein MLGVVAGFLAGVFFGTISGFVPGIHSNTVAGILAALSLPLVMVFGVEGVCVMIVSMMIVHTFVDILPSTFLGVPDPDTVLSVLPAHNLCLLGNGPEAVRVSALGSLWGFIFCLPLFALFMIVLPSVQGYVDWGIGLVILLAAGLLIVFSKAPVWSCAVFLVSGLLGLYAMRFSYFSFGVFGIGEILLPLLTGLFGIPILLTSMRSLVKPAEQTFTRLMVSQGAILKNGIKGAIAGAIVGWLPGFSSGTANALLAVRKSSDFEKIDPREYLISTSAANTANAVLGLAALYAVGRMRSGAIITLASFDLPSIYLLVLAAGVAALAGYAVTVYSSRLSRIFMRFNQRVLSKIVLLFLVGITVIICGPFGILVLVLATLVGMIPGMINIPRIFCMGAIMLPVMLFTLGILNF; this is encoded by the coding sequence ATGCTCGGGGTGGTGGCCGGATTTTTAGCAGGTGTTTTCTTTGGGACCATCTCCGGTTTTGTCCCGGGTATTCATTCAAATACCGTGGCGGGAATTCTTGCTGCACTTTCTTTGCCCCTCGTTATGGTATTCGGTGTTGAGGGTGTTTGCGTGATGATCGTTTCGATGATGATCGTTCACACATTTGTTGATATTCTTCCCTCAACGTTTCTGGGCGTCCCGGATCCGGACACTGTACTTTCAGTCCTTCCTGCACACAATCTCTGTCTTCTGGGAAATGGTCCGGAAGCAGTCAGAGTTTCTGCTCTGGGCAGTCTGTGGGGATTTATTTTCTGCCTCCCGCTGTTTGCTTTATTCATGATCGTTCTTCCATCTGTTCAAGGATATGTTGACTGGGGCATCGGTCTTGTGATCCTTCTGGCAGCCGGACTTCTTATCGTATTCAGCAAAGCTCCCGTCTGGTCGTGTGCGGTTTTTCTCGTGTCTGGTCTTCTTGGCCTATATGCGATGCGGTTTTCGTATTTTTCCTTTGGAGTGTTTGGGATCGGTGAAATTCTTCTTCCACTTCTGACAGGTCTTTTCGGCATCCCGATTCTTCTCACGTCAATGAGGTCTCTGGTAAAACCTGCCGAGCAGACGTTTACCCGGCTAATGGTATCTCAGGGAGCGATTCTGAAAAACGGGATCAAAGGGGCTATTGCCGGCGCTATTGTCGGATGGCTTCCAGGTTTTTCAAGCGGGACCGCGAATGCTTTGCTTGCGGTTCGAAAAAGTTCGGATTTCGAAAAAATAGATCCACGCGAGTACCTTATCTCAACATCCGCAGCAAACACTGCAAATGCCGTTTTGGGTCTTGCTGCGCTGTATGCTGTTGGAAGAATGCGTTCGGGAGCCATAATCACGCTCGCTTCGTTCGATCTGCCTTCGATCTATCTGCTGGTTCTTGCAGCAGGAGTTGCGGCATTGGCCGGCTATGCTGTAACGGTTTATTCTTCCAGACTCAGCCGAATATTTATGCGTTTTAATCAGCGCGTTCTTTCCAAAATTGTTTTACTTTTTTTGGTTGGTATAACGGTAATTATCTGCGGTCCCTTTGGTATTCTGGTTCTGGTCCTTGCAACCCTTGTTGGTATGATTCCCGGGATGATCAATATTCCAAGAATTTTTTGTATGGGGGCTATTATGCTCCCGGTGATGCTTTTTACGCTCGGTATCTTAAATTTTTGA
- a CDS encoding uroporphyrinogen-III synthase — MLIAITRHTGALEDAALCEKYNHKAKVVSPIKPVKNMEVIESFVKAANNGEFDAIFFPNAYVAEKLGSCIKPELASKVRIIVNGPQTAKVLHNIGLAAEMLPFFYSKDLVLYLDRWIREKRIGIPRAGNTYPKLAEDIKKAGGIPVEYRCYDVEKTDEVMDLTGVGAILFTSPIAFKLAILPKMENIIQMAIGEITANEMMYGGDAPAVIGDGSIEGTLKALNAYLVTESH, encoded by the coding sequence ATGTTAATCGCCATAACCCGCCATACCGGTGCTTTAGAGGATGCGGCCCTTTGTGAAAAATACAATCATAAAGCAAAGGTCGTTTCACCAATCAAACCGGTAAAAAACATGGAGGTTATCGAGAGTTTTGTTAAAGCGGCAAATAACGGGGAGTTTGATGCGATTTTTTTCCCGAACGCCTATGTCGCTGAAAAACTTGGATCCTGCATCAAGCCGGAACTGGCTTCCAAAGTCAGAATCATAGTGAACGGGCCGCAGACCGCGAAAGTATTACATAACATCGGACTCGCCGCCGAGATGCTGCCGTTTTTCTATTCGAAAGACCTTGTGCTGTATCTCGACCGATGGATCCGGGAAAAGAGAATCGGGATTCCACGAGCAGGGAATACCTATCCCAAACTTGCCGAAGACATTAAGAAAGCAGGAGGGATCCCCGTCGAATACCGATGTTATGACGTTGAGAAAACCGACGAAGTAATGGATCTGACCGGTGTTGGCGCAATTTTATTCACAAGCCCGATAGCATTCAAACTGGCAATACTCCCAAAGATGGAAAATATCATTCAAATGGCAATAGGCGAGATAACGGCAAACGAAATGATGTACGGGGGCGATGCCCCGGCGGTGATTGGCGACGGATCGATCGAAGGAACACTCAAAGCTCTCAATGCCTATCTTGTGACGGAGAGTCACTGA
- a CDS encoding RNA-guided pseudouridylation complex pseudouridine synthase subunit Cbf5 encodes MGYTGIILVDKPRGPTSHQVAAWVGKMLKSDVGHSGTLDPMVSGVLVVMLGKAVRLAPLLLQHEKEYVACMRLHADIPRERVEEVVKQFTGRVYQRPPRRSAVKRALRIRVIYRIELIDMQDRLVLLKIRCEAGTYIRSVCVHIGNVLGCGGQMIELRRTKSGGFSCDEAHTLHEIRDAVELKDEAALSAMILPPEQAIGDIPKIVIRDKAAKAVANGAMLAGVGAISVEKFSRGQSVALITQSGKLIALAESLFDSDKIICGNPGLIAKSTRVFANPNSVT; translated from the coding sequence ATGGGGTATACCGGGATCATTCTGGTTGACAAACCAAGAGGACCCACCAGTCATCAGGTTGCCGCCTGGGTCGGCAAAATGCTGAAGTCGGACGTCGGCCATTCGGGAACACTCGATCCAATGGTCTCGGGAGTCCTTGTCGTAATGCTTGGAAAAGCAGTAAGGCTCGCCCCCCTTCTGCTTCAGCATGAAAAAGAGTACGTGGCATGCATGCGTCTGCATGCAGATATCCCGCGTGAACGCGTCGAAGAGGTCGTAAAGCAATTTACCGGCAGAGTTTATCAGCGGCCTCCGAGACGATCGGCAGTAAAACGTGCACTTCGCATACGCGTGATCTACAGAATTGAACTCATCGACATGCAAGACAGACTGGTTCTTCTGAAAATCAGGTGTGAAGCGGGAACCTATATCAGATCGGTCTGTGTCCACATCGGCAATGTCCTTGGGTGCGGCGGTCAGATGATCGAACTGCGAAGAACAAAATCCGGAGGATTTTCATGCGACGAGGCACACACCCTTCATGAAATCCGCGATGCAGTGGAACTGAAAGATGAAGCAGCACTTTCGGCTATGATTCTCCCTCCAGAGCAGGCAATTGGGGACATCCCTAAGATAGTGATTCGGGACAAAGCGGCAAAGGCCGTGGCAAATGGGGCGATGCTTGCCGGAGTCGGCGCCATATCGGTGGAAAAATTTTCACGCGGACAGAGTGTTGCTCTGATAACACAAAGCGGAAAACTGATCGCTCTTGCCGAATCTCTTTTTGATTCCGACAAAATCATCTGCGGGAACCCCGGTCTGATTGCGAAATCCACACGTGTTTTCGCCAACCCCAACTCAGTAACTTAA
- a CDS encoding S41 family peptidase — MITNDMVTVRTLPGGYVYIAIYEESFDAYQPFKEAVMDAIARDAPGIVIDLRFNRGGDDNMASALAGWFVNRSVFFEYGTMYDPGTGEPRPLWESWTQPRPDRYTGPVALMISPYTISSGEGLPKVFAESGTGAIVSWYGTNGAFGIESFGPSLPLDMIAAFPQGASLDANGRIQVDSNASMIGGIAPTVRVPLNEDTLARAMAGEDVQLTYAVDWLKSQAGPTETSATQTAPGLVIPLAAIALLAAYRIRK, encoded by the coding sequence ATGATTACAAACGATATGGTGACCGTCCGAACCCTCCCTGGAGGCTATGTGTATATCGCAATCTATGAAGAGTCTTTTGATGCCTATCAGCCATTCAAGGAGGCAGTAATGGACGCGATTGCACGGGACGCTCCCGGGATCGTCATCGATCTCCGGTTCAACAGGGGCGGGGATGATAATATGGCCTCAGCGTTGGCCGGGTGGTTCGTGAATCGATCAGTATTCTTTGAATATGGTACGATGTACGATCCCGGCACCGGAGAGCCCCGCCCGCTGTGGGAGTCCTGGACCCAACCAAGGCCCGATCGCTACACAGGCCCGGTTGCCCTTATGATCAGCCCGTACACAATCAGCTCGGGCGAGGGACTCCCGAAGGTTTTTGCGGAGTCTGGGACCGGTGCGATCGTCTCGTGGTACGGGACGAACGGGGCTTTCGGCATCGAGTCGTTTGGTCCGTCTCTCCCACTTGATATGATTGCGGCTTTCCCACAGGGGGCATCGCTCGACGCGAACGGCAGGATTCAGGTTGATAGCAATGCATCGATGATCGGCGGCATTGCCCCAACGGTGCGGGTTCCACTTAATGAGGACACCTTGGCACGGGCCATGGCCGGTGAAGATGTCCAGCTCACCTATGCGGTTGACTGGCTCAAATCGCAGGCGGGACCTACTGAAACCTCAGCGACGCAGACAGCCCCTGGATTGGTGATCCCGCTTGCGGCTATCGCACTCCTAGCTGCCTATCGCATTCGGAAGTGA
- a CDS encoding helix-turn-helix domain-containing protein, translating to MFEQRIFETDFRVALSEELDRRGLSIRQLSEQTGIPAVTLYKIASGERDPRLSTVKKIVAVFSPHHGKFIALIAAKFLLDENEGVKIEANGMAYRIKGYAANSLEDCLIVAVRARNDGAAGIICAPILASLIEKMVDVPVAILKPDMYAVLGAAESIAKRL from the coding sequence ATGTTTGAACAGAGAATATTCGAGACCGATTTTCGCGTGGCATTGTCCGAAGAGCTCGACCGCAGAGGTTTAAGCATTCGCCAGCTCTCGGAACAAACTGGTATCCCTGCGGTGACTCTGTATAAAATCGCATCCGGTGAACGGGATCCCCGTCTCTCTACGGTAAAAAAAATCGTCGCTGTTTTTTCTCCTCATCACGGAAAATTCATAGCCCTGATTGCAGCAAAATTTCTTCTCGATGAAAATGAGGGGGTAAAGATTGAGGCAAACGGAATGGCGTACAGGATCAAAGGATATGCGGCAAATTCTCTTGAAGACTGTTTGATCGTTGCGGTTCGCGCAAGAAACGACGGGGCGGCGGGTATTATCTGTGCACCGATCCTTGCTTCACTCATTGAAAAAATGGTGGATGTGCCGGTAGCAATTTTAAAACCGGATATGTATGCCGTGCTCGGCGCAGCAGAATCAATTGCAAAACGACTCTAA
- a CDS encoding helix-turn-helix domain-containing protein translates to MEEVDTLEMPEHTTVCFCPLHGILDTISKKWALMIIAVIGNSGYAGFNELKRGLCNVSSKTLSVTLKELEEKDLIERRVLDTAPPTVRYYLTVSGWELRELLIPLLTWVMKNGGHEEEGCPIHIHMGEKSIEQKKAEEFILED, encoded by the coding sequence ATGGAAGAGGTAGATACTTTGGAGATGCCTGAACACACAACCGTCTGTTTCTGTCCACTGCACGGAATTCTTGATACGATCAGTAAAAAATGGGCCCTGATGATTATTGCAGTAATAGGAAACTCGGGATATGCAGGATTTAACGAACTGAAACGCGGACTATGCAACGTCAGTTCAAAAACGCTGTCGGTAACCCTCAAAGAACTTGAGGAGAAGGACCTGATCGAAAGAAGAGTGCTGGACACGGCTCCACCGACCGTACGATATTATCTGACCGTATCCGGCTGGGAACTACGTGAACTGTTAATCCCGCTTCTCACATGGGTTATGAAAAACGGCGGACATGAGGAGGAGGGATGTCCTATCCACATTCATATGGGTGAAAAATCAATCGAACAAAAAAAAGCGGAAGAGTTTATTCTCGAAGACTAA
- a CDS encoding tubulin/FtsZ family protein — translation MRALLIGVGGAGCRIVEKLSRQDAKSGLKSVRSYVFDADRDLINRMSGIPVANRIVLTPIDLVKAVNDRGTDFDVGHLASCFQNAGVDEVDAIFVCAGLGGRMAELVPDFVKQLSAAFPDPVFTILTLPGRNEGIKVSAHASATLEEIRAITSASILFDNETWYTRITEDVSLAAEKDGVITKPNIEELYARLNEDLAARIGLLLRAGEFGLKGVESAEVVLDAGEILNTLTGMDLVAIGYAVEKLPTAWSSFIKRLRVEEYLLNEGHLRTSRIVELAKKAVYEEISVPCDLTSADKALILISGPSKELSMKGFQTVRKWIDRSIRGLEMRAGDYPVKSTKYVGVIIVLAGIQNVPRVAELDEIRSIYESEQNKVYGFEEITSLDIPLLTMAKDEVIFEDETVDLAEVLEYHDNDLEDGEIMEFEDEDMFEESVVIEQTPDPVDDLFEIDLVIIPTKPASTVVPPKKKETQKKKDPQILVRGAKKVEKIDNTIPLPKREKKEDSVLSGKANVGGSDKPKEMYGAERKPSVGTRKRPDASEAGVLEGSISEISGQQRPKETDGYIRMSGTQRPKETDGHIRMSGTQRPKETDGYIRMSGTQRPKETDGSIQAGSSKRPKDDTTDIHMRGSKIARDVDRPIRVTSIPLPKNINGKVEPKKKKQI, via the coding sequence ATGAGGGCATTGTTAATAGGAGTCGGAGGCGCGGGATGCCGAATCGTTGAAAAGCTATCCCGTCAGGATGCAAAAAGCGGTTTGAAAAGCGTCCGCTCTTATGTTTTCGATGCCGACCGCGACCTTATTAATCGGATGTCCGGGATTCCTGTGGCGAACCGCATCGTTTTAACACCCATCGATCTGGTAAAAGCGGTTAATGATCGTGGAACGGACTTTGATGTAGGGCATCTTGCCAGCTGTTTCCAGAATGCAGGGGTGGACGAAGTCGATGCGATTTTCGTATGTGCCGGGCTCGGCGGCAGAATGGCCGAACTTGTACCGGATTTTGTCAAGCAGCTGAGTGCCGCATTTCCTGATCCTGTTTTTACGATTCTGACATTACCCGGAAGAAATGAAGGCATCAAAGTCTCCGCCCATGCTTCGGCGACTCTTGAAGAAATAAGGGCTATTACCAGTGCCTCCATCCTCTTCGACAATGAAACATGGTATACGAGAATCACCGAAGATGTTTCTCTCGCCGCAGAAAAAGATGGGGTGATTACCAAACCTAATATCGAAGAACTCTACGCCAGACTCAATGAAGATCTTGCTGCCAGAATCGGTCTGCTCCTTCGTGCAGGTGAGTTCGGCCTGAAAGGTGTTGAATCGGCTGAGGTTGTTTTAGATGCCGGAGAAATCCTGAATACGTTAACCGGTATGGACCTTGTTGCGATCGGCTATGCGGTGGAAAAACTTCCAACTGCCTGGTCAAGTTTCATCAAAAGACTTCGGGTCGAGGAGTATCTTTTGAACGAAGGGCACCTTAGAACGTCTCGTATCGTAGAACTTGCGAAAAAGGCGGTGTATGAGGAAATATCCGTCCCGTGCGATCTTACCTCGGCAGATAAAGCTCTCATTCTCATCTCGGGTCCCTCGAAAGAGCTCTCGATGAAGGGGTTCCAGACGGTGCGCAAATGGATCGACCGGAGTATCAGGGGACTTGAGATGCGTGCCGGTGATTATCCGGTTAAATCTACAAAATATGTGGGAGTGATCATCGTTCTTGCCGGGATACAGAACGTGCCGCGTGTTGCTGAGCTTGACGAGATACGCTCGATCTATGAATCAGAGCAGAACAAAGTCTATGGTTTCGAGGAGATCACAAGTTTGGATATTCCTCTTTTGACGATGGCAAAAGATGAAGTAATTTTTGAAGATGAAACTGTCGATCTGGCTGAAGTGCTCGAATATCACGATAATGATTTGGAAGATGGTGAGATCATGGAATTCGAAGACGAAGATATGTTTGAAGAAAGCGTTGTAATCGAACAAACTCCAGATCCAGTTGATGATCTTTTCGAGATCGATCTGGTGATCATCCCGACAAAACCGGCGAGTACTGTCGTCCCTCCCAAGAAAAAAGAGACGCAGAAAAAAAAGGATCCTCAAATCCTCGTTAGGGGCGCCAAAAAAGTAGAAAAGATCGACAACACCATTCCCCTCCCAAAACGAGAGAAAAAGGAGGATAGTGTTCTCTCAGGCAAAGCAAATGTAGGGGGCAGTGACAAGCCAAAAGAGATGTATGGGGCTGAGAGAAAACCTTCAGTTGGAACAAGGAAAAGACCGGATGCTTCAGAGGCAGGAGTTCTGGAAGGTTCAATCTCAGAAATTAGTGGTCAGCAGCGTCCAAAAGAAACCGATGGTTATATCCGTATGTCGGGTACCCAGCGTCCAAAAGAAACTGATGGCCACATCCGTATGTCAGGGACTCAACGCCCGAAAGAAACTGATGGTTATATCCGCATGTCGGGGACCCAACGTCCAAAAGAAACCGACGGATCGATTCAGGCCGGAAGTTCGAAGAGACCAAAGGATGATACGACAGACATACACATGAGGGGAAGTAAAATCGCCAGAGATGTGGACAGGCCGATTCGTGTTACTTCTATCCCTCTTCCGAAAAACATCAATGGTAAAGTAGAACCGAAGAAAAAGAAGCAGATATGA